One window from the genome of Lentibacillus daqui encodes:
- a CDS encoding Cof-type HAD-IIB family hydrolase, producing MEKKQHLIALDLDGTLLTDDKVISPLTKQAILQAKEQGHIVIISTGRPHRSSIGYYQELGLNTPMVNFNGALIHHPYDNKWRVLHNPMPKRTALKIVDACYHIGVYNVMAEVKDNVYLDQYDEKILDIFKMAPNDPPFTIGGLKNKLQDDPTSLLIYPMENNITALRNHLNDYHAELIEHRKWGAPWNIIEIVKKGMNKAVGVQKVAHYYHIPKERIIAFGDEDNDLEMIEYAGVGVAMANAIDELKSVANHITDTNEQDGIGHFLDRYLTLNTKAM from the coding sequence ATGGAAAAGAAACAACATTTAATTGCTTTGGACTTGGACGGTACCCTCTTAACCGATGATAAAGTTATTAGTCCGCTAACAAAACAAGCGATTCTACAAGCAAAAGAACAAGGGCATATTGTCATCATTTCAACAGGCCGGCCACATCGGTCAAGTATCGGTTATTATCAAGAACTTGGGTTGAACACACCAATGGTTAATTTTAATGGCGCGCTCATTCATCATCCATATGATAATAAATGGAGGGTTTTACACAACCCTATGCCCAAACGAACTGCGCTAAAAATTGTTGATGCGTGTTACCATATAGGCGTTTATAACGTGATGGCCGAAGTAAAAGATAACGTCTATCTGGACCAATATGATGAAAAGATCCTGGACATTTTTAAAATGGCACCAAACGATCCGCCATTTACTATCGGGGGATTGAAAAATAAACTGCAGGATGATCCAACCTCATTGCTTATTTATCCAATGGAAAATAATATAACTGCGCTACGCAATCATTTGAATGATTATCACGCTGAATTGATCGAACACCGTAAATGGGGTGCACCATGGAACATTATTGAAATTGTCAAAAAGGGGATGAACAAAGCAGTTGGTGTACAAAAAGTCGCGCATTATTATCATATCCCAAAAGAACGGATTATTGCATTCGGTGATGAGGACAATGACCTGGAAATGATTGAATATGCTGGTGTTGGTGTCGCCATGGCAAACGCAATCGATGAATTAAAATCCGTTGCTAACCATATAACAGATACAAATGAACAAGACGGTATCGGTCATTTCCTTGATCGTTATTTAACCCTGAACACAAAGGCAATGTAA
- a CDS encoding IS1182 family transposase: MFKHYTMNQVVLPLDLEIKLKENDIAFAINDLVESIPEEVFDDFIRQTGRPAYHPRMMLKIILCGYTQSVFSGRKIEALLQDSIRMMWLTQGHEPSYRTINRFRSNPLIENILRECFVQFRNQLVEKELIEEEAIFIDGTKIEANANKFTFVWRKSVEKYSDKLIEKSNQLYDELLEKEIIPAIERETEEELSVKEMGEVVEKLDEKVEEYDKKIEACEVGSERKKIRSERKFPKQARKQFNDFITRKQKYQNDMEKFGDRNSYSKTDPDATFMRMKDDYMKNGQLKAGYNVQIATEGQYALAYDVFPNPTDTRTLIPFLDSIEENFFELPEHIVADAGYGSEQNYEDIIENRNRTPLITYNQYRKEKKKKHKDNAFHVDNWDYNEDEDTFLCPNGRKVRFSHHSKRTDRYGFTREFKVYECEDCSGCPLRDLCTKAKEGNNRKVYMNEKWESQKEYVRAKLSDEKTGEIYGKRKIDVEPAFGFLKANLGFTRFSVRGKQKVKNELGIALMAVNLRKYTATNGKLVPEDRNNSTKKVPSKLLICLEPFYLLFLASYVPAPFRFSN; encoded by the coding sequence ATGTTTAAACATTATACCATGAATCAGGTAGTTTTGCCGCTAGATTTAGAAATTAAATTGAAAGAGAATGATATTGCTTTTGCGATCAACGATCTTGTCGAGAGTATTCCCGAAGAGGTTTTCGATGACTTTATACGACAAACCGGCCGTCCTGCGTACCATCCTCGCATGATGTTGAAAATCATTTTGTGTGGGTATACGCAATCCGTGTTTTCTGGTCGTAAAATAGAAGCTTTATTACAGGATAGTATCCGCATGATGTGGTTGACTCAAGGACATGAACCCAGCTATCGCACCATCAATCGTTTCCGTTCGAATCCACTCATCGAAAACATACTACGTGAATGCTTTGTCCAGTTCCGGAATCAGCTTGTGGAAAAGGAATTGATTGAAGAGGAAGCCATTTTTATTGATGGTACAAAAATCGAAGCGAACGCAAATAAGTTCACCTTTGTGTGGCGGAAATCCGTTGAAAAATATAGTGATAAGCTAATCGAAAAGTCCAATCAACTGTATGATGAGCTGTTGGAGAAGGAGATCATTCCGGCAATAGAGCGAGAAACAGAAGAGGAACTTTCCGTTAAAGAAATGGGAGAAGTAGTCGAAAAGTTAGATGAAAAGGTTGAGGAATACGATAAAAAAATCGAAGCTTGTGAAGTTGGTAGCGAACGAAAGAAAATCCGTTCCGAACGTAAATTTCCAAAACAAGCTCGCAAGCAGTTTAACGATTTCATCACTCGTAAGCAAAAGTATCAAAACGATATGGAGAAATTCGGGGACCGTAACAGTTATTCAAAGACAGATCCGGATGCGACGTTTATGCGCATGAAGGACGACTACATGAAGAACGGTCAATTGAAAGCTGGTTACAATGTCCAGATTGCAACGGAAGGTCAATACGCGCTCGCTTACGATGTTTTCCCAAACCCGACGGATACACGCACTTTAATTCCTTTTCTCGACTCGATTGAAGAAAACTTTTTCGAACTGCCGGAACACATTGTCGCGGATGCCGGATATGGCAGTGAACAGAATTATGAAGATATCATCGAGAATCGAAATCGAACGCCACTTATTACATACAATCAATATCGAAAGGAGAAGAAAAAGAAGCATAAGGACAACGCTTTTCATGTAGATAATTGGGATTATAATGAGGACGAAGATACTTTTCTGTGCCCAAATGGACGGAAAGTACGATTTAGCCATCATTCCAAACGAACAGACAGGTACGGATTCACCCGTGAATTTAAAGTGTACGAATGTGAGGACTGTTCGGGCTGTCCACTCCGCGATTTATGTACGAAAGCAAAAGAAGGAAACAACCGAAAAGTCTACATGAATGAAAAGTGGGAATCCCAAAAAGAATATGTACGTGCGAAGCTTTCAGACGAGAAAACTGGTGAAATTTACGGAAAACGTAAAATCGATGTAGAACCAGCGTTCGGCTTTCTGAAGGCTAATTTGGGTTTCACTCGTTTTTCCGTTAGAGGAAAACAGAAAGTGAAAAATGAATTAGGAATTGCATTGATGGCGGTGAACTTGAGAAAGTACACCGCCACGAACGGTAAATTAGTACCGGAAGATAGAAACAACTCCACAAAAAAGGTTCCAAGCAAACTTTTGATTTGCTTGGAACCTTTTTATTTACTATTTTTGGCTAGTTATGTCCCAGCCCCTTTTCGTTTTTCCAATTAA
- a CDS encoding spore germination protein GerPB, whose amino-acid sequence MCLTIHQSININLIKVGAITNSSVLQIGSTGSIQARSDIHNTGGYTEPVEKAEALTTEFSPLVPLAPQG is encoded by the coding sequence ATGTGCCTTACCATTCATCAGTCCATCAATATTAACCTTATTAAAGTCGGTGCAATCACCAACTCCTCTGTATTACAAATTGGCAGTACTGGGAGTATTCAAGCACGTTCCGATATTCATAATACAGGAGGGTATACTGAGCCTGTTGAAAAGGCAGAGGCGCTTACAACGGAATTTTCTCCATTAGTTCCACTTGCACCTCAAGGGTAG
- a CDS encoding spore germination protein has product MPSIVGPLKVNSITGGVVNFGDSFYLSPKSTAKTATGSGSMNTGDFINTNTGFSSTNPVDPDMIDQLIAGNT; this is encoded by the coding sequence ATGCCATCTATTGTAGGTCCGCTAAAAGTTAACAGCATTACTGGAGGGGTGGTAAACTTTGGTGACTCCTTTTATCTCTCGCCAAAGAGCACTGCAAAAACCGCTACCGGCTCCGGTTCAATGAATACGGGAGATTTTATTAATACAAATACCGGATTTAGCTCGACCAATCCAGTTGATCCCGACATGATTGATCAACTAATTGCAGGAAACACCTAA
- a CDS encoding alpha-amylase family glycosyl hydrolase, whose product MKKYVLLVFAIPLLLCWSNPVHAQKNAISDEIIYSIFVDRFNNGDQQPSNQMNVDDPAAYHGGDLQGIIDKLDYIKELGFTTISLSSIMQNAKGGYHGYWIDDFLKVNDQFGTMKDLQRLVKEAHKRNLKVLLEFVPNYAAPTHPFAKDPDKTLANDITDDSLGLDQAVRLNPENAEVKQMLFDAGDFWLDKADIDGYNVHAVDQTPPQFLKAFVDHLKSKKPDIFLTGSVLNADDLSKESYDAGIPLIANPAMQASMADVFSHVGTPVDKLYQQWETAGKNNDLLYIDNKFTKRFTQKIVDNGQNPVTAWKLALAYMYTTPGVPLVYQGSEIPMDGETVEAGNRLVQFNHKDEDMGDFFTKMTSLRTRFPVLRDGDFELAGSNGAMSVFKRSDGQETMYIAINNDTGTKAVTIDDVPNGMQLTGLLGDNIVRKDQDGNYKLGIDRESVEVYVVEKDTGLNWLFIGMIVGVFVIFILAVVLLSRKQRKNKDMQS is encoded by the coding sequence ATGAAAAAGTATGTATTGCTTGTGTTCGCTATTCCGCTTTTGCTTTGTTGGTCAAATCCGGTTCATGCACAAAAGAATGCTATTAGCGATGAAATTATTTATTCGATATTTGTCGATCGGTTTAATAATGGTGATCAGCAACCTAGTAATCAGATGAATGTGGATGATCCGGCAGCATATCACGGTGGAGATCTACAGGGTATAATCGATAAGCTTGATTACATTAAGGAATTAGGTTTCACAACCATTTCCTTATCATCCATTATGCAAAATGCCAAAGGTGGCTATCATGGTTATTGGATTGATGATTTTTTAAAGGTTAATGACCAATTTGGCACGATGAAAGATTTACAAAGGCTGGTAAAAGAAGCACATAAGCGTAATTTAAAAGTATTATTGGAGTTTGTTCCGAATTATGCAGCACCAACACATCCATTTGCCAAAGATCCCGACAAGACATTGGCAAACGATATTACCGATGATTCATTAGGGTTGGATCAAGCAGTAAGATTGAATCCGGAAAACGCTGAAGTGAAACAAATGTTGTTCGACGCCGGTGACTTTTGGCTGGACAAGGCGGATATTGATGGCTACAACGTGCATGCTGTTGATCAAACACCGCCACAATTTTTGAAAGCTTTCGTTGATCATTTAAAAAGTAAAAAACCGGACATTTTTTTGACCGGAAGCGTGTTGAACGCGGATGATCTATCGAAGGAAAGCTATGATGCAGGTATCCCACTCATTGCTAACCCGGCAATGCAAGCGTCAATGGCTGACGTCTTCAGTCATGTCGGAACACCAGTGGATAAGCTTTATCAGCAATGGGAAACAGCTGGGAAAAATAATGATTTACTGTATATTGATAATAAATTTACGAAACGCTTTACCCAGAAAATCGTTGATAATGGTCAGAATCCTGTAACAGCATGGAAGCTCGCACTTGCCTATATGTATACAACACCAGGGGTTCCACTAGTATATCAAGGGTCGGAAATTCCCATGGATGGTGAGACGGTTGAGGCTGGTAACCGATTGGTGCAGTTCAACCATAAGGATGAGGATATGGGAGATTTTTTCACCAAAATGACATCTTTAAGGACAAGGTTTCCCGTTTTAAGGGATGGAGACTTTGAACTCGCAGGATCCAATGGGGCAATGAGTGTTTTTAAACGCTCGGATGGTCAGGAGACGATGTACATAGCGATCAATAATGATACGGGTACAAAAGCTGTTACGATTGACGATGTTCCCAATGGCATGCAGTTGACCGGATTATTGGGAGATAATATTGTACGAAAAGATCAAGACGGCAATTACAAATTAGGCATTGACCGTGAATCTGTAGAAGTATATGTTGTTGAGAAAGATACTGGTTTAAATTGGCTGTTTATTGGTATGATTGTTGGCGTCTTTGTCATATTCATTCTTGCAGTTGTCTTGTTAAGCAGAAAACAGCGGAAGAATAAGGACATGCAATCTTAG
- a CDS encoding spore gernimation protein GerPD has product MNLVVHNWELCVGNVDIAAVSASSVFLIGDNDEMKLSSFFDTPPEAFTIGTIVPLAPQG; this is encoded by the coding sequence ATGAATCTGGTAGTTCACAATTGGGAATTATGTGTTGGGAATGTCGATATTGCGGCAGTTTCCGCATCATCAGTATTTTTAATCGGTGATAACGATGAAATGAAACTATCCTCATTTTTTGATACACCACCAGAAGCATTTACCATTGGAACCATTGTCCCATTAGCACCACAGGGTTAA
- a CDS encoding YisL family protein yields MNTHLHVTSWILAFILFIVVLILNKQGKAKGAKIVQMILRLDFLLILYSGGTLLAYYFGTPQIGEAIFKGLAGIWAIFALEMISTKSGQGEPTKSFWIQLIIAVLLTFILGFGRLHLGFF; encoded by the coding sequence ATGAACACACATCTGCACGTAACATCGTGGATCCTGGCGTTTATCCTGTTTATTGTCGTATTGATACTCAATAAACAAGGAAAAGCCAAAGGAGCAAAAATTGTTCAAATGATCTTAAGACTGGATTTTTTACTTATCTTGTATTCAGGTGGTACGCTACTCGCCTATTATTTTGGCACACCGCAAATTGGAGAAGCGATTTTTAAAGGACTTGCCGGTATCTGGGCAATCTTTGCACTGGAAATGATCAGTACAAAGAGCGGACAGGGCGAACCAACCAAAAGTTTTTGGATACAATTAATTATCGCGGTTTTACTGACATTCATTTTGGGCTTCGGCCGCTTGCATTTAGGATTTTTCTAA
- a CDS encoding DUF3813 family protein, translating into MENNFFQQAKSAISRLTNTNNTPSEQDKQAAEQAIQQAYNNCTDEEKQQLEQLEQSLKQKNQLS; encoded by the coding sequence TTGGAAAACAATTTTTTTCAACAGGCCAAATCCGCTATCAGTCGTTTAACAAACACCAATAACACACCGAGTGAACAAGATAAACAAGCAGCCGAGCAAGCTATCCAACAGGCATACAATAATTGTACCGATGAGGAAAAGCAACAGCTTGAGCAATTGGAACAATCACTCAAACAAAAAAATCAATTAAGCTAA
- a CDS encoding DegV family protein has protein sequence MKVKILADSACDLSEKHYNEFNIEMIPLTVHLDEKDYLDGQTISPKTVYDAMREGKVPKTSQPSLQVFKDVFTSYAEINQPCIYLSFSSELSGTYQTAKIAEQEIKEEYPESSIHVMDTKCASLGCGLIVLRAAKMANDGANVKDIWDMANFYASHMEHIFTVDNLEYLYRGGRVSRTAAFVGSLLKIKPVLHVDDGKLVPLEKIRGAKKLLNRMIEIAEQRGVHLENQVIGIVHGDDLERAEKLAELVKEKLHPKDLKIEMIGAAIGAHSGPGTLAVFCLNDEYN, from the coding sequence ATGAAGGTGAAAATCCTTGCCGATTCTGCATGTGATCTGTCAGAAAAACATTATAACGAATTCAACATTGAAATGATACCCTTAACGGTGCACCTGGACGAAAAAGATTACCTGGACGGACAAACCATTTCACCGAAAACCGTCTATGATGCCATGCGTGAAGGAAAAGTCCCAAAAACATCGCAACCGTCGTTACAGGTTTTCAAAGATGTTTTCACATCATATGCAGAGATCAATCAACCCTGCATCTACTTGAGTTTTTCCTCGGAATTATCCGGTACCTATCAAACCGCCAAAATTGCCGAGCAGGAGATAAAAGAGGAATATCCAGAAAGCTCCATCCATGTCATGGATACCAAATGTGCTTCCCTTGGTTGTGGTCTTATCGTACTAAGAGCTGCAAAAATGGCAAACGATGGCGCGAATGTTAAAGACATTTGGGACATGGCTAACTTTTATGCCAGTCATATGGAGCATATTTTTACGGTAGATAATTTGGAATACTTATATCGTGGTGGACGTGTCAGCAGAACAGCTGCATTCGTAGGTTCCCTATTAAAAATCAAACCCGTTTTGCATGTGGACGATGGCAAATTGGTTCCTCTGGAAAAAATACGCGGTGCAAAAAAACTGCTCAACCGTATGATCGAGATTGCTGAACAGCGTGGTGTTCATTTAGAGAATCAAGTGATAGGTATCGTTCATGGAGATGATTTAGAACGCGCAGAAAAATTAGCAGAACTTGTCAAAGAGAAACTTCATCCAAAAGACTTAAAAATTGAAATGATCGGCGCAGCCATTGGCGCCCATTCCGGACCAGGAACACTAGCAGTATTTTGTTTGAATGATGAATATAATTAA
- the yppF gene encoding YppF family protein, producing MQLEDMMRQYALDREETHPSINQLLDFYQKQYVAGEIDITTYQDIFHFLHEQGATSSHEYI from the coding sequence ATGCAGTTGGAGGATATGATGAGGCAGTATGCGCTGGATCGTGAAGAGACTCACCCATCCATCAACCAGTTATTGGATTTTTATCAAAAGCAATATGTTGCCGGTGAAATCGATATTACCACCTATCAAGATATATTTCATTTTTTACATGAACAAGGGGCAACATCTTCCCATGAGTATATTTGA
- a CDS encoding spore germination protein — translation MPAKVGAVKVVSIGSSSIFNIGDVYAMCPESQAKTYAGGGSFNTGNGTKIRLGQSSTNVYDKDTFDQGIV, via the coding sequence ATGCCGGCAAAAGTGGGAGCGGTAAAAGTTGTCAGTATTGGTTCATCCAGTATTTTTAATATTGGAGATGTCTATGCAATGTGTCCGGAAAGTCAGGCAAAAACATACGCTGGCGGCGGTTCCTTTAACACTGGAAATGGCACTAAGATTCGTCTTGGTCAGTCAAGTACGAATGTATATGATAAAGACACATTTGATCAAGGAATCGTGTAA
- a CDS encoding YitT family protein, with amino-acid sequence MFLVEAKRIIIVIFGALLGAIALNFFLIEANVYASGFTGAAQLLSSVFGDFLGIKISTGILLFILNIPVAVLGWFKVGKGFTIYSAISVLCTTVFLEVLPVVEFSNDIILNAVFGGVISGAGVGLTLRYGASTGGLDIIAMVLSRMKDKPIGTYFLLLNAIIIAFAGILYKPENALYTMVTLYVTTRVIDAIHTRHEKVTAMIITHKAEELQQAIHNKMVRGITILPAKGAYTGENKNMMYLVITRYELYDLEKVISEVDPNAFTNIVQTTGIFGLFRRDN; translated from the coding sequence ATGTTTTTAGTTGAGGCCAAGCGAATCATCATTGTAATATTTGGTGCTTTATTGGGAGCGATCGCACTAAACTTTTTCCTTATTGAAGCAAATGTCTATGCGAGCGGTTTTACCGGGGCAGCCCAGCTACTTTCCAGTGTGTTTGGTGATTTTCTTGGAATTAAAATTAGTACAGGTATTTTACTATTCATACTTAACATTCCTGTCGCCGTCCTTGGTTGGTTTAAGGTTGGCAAGGGATTTACGATTTATAGCGCAATTTCCGTATTATGTACAACAGTATTCTTGGAGGTGCTTCCTGTTGTGGAATTCTCCAATGATATTATTTTGAATGCGGTTTTCGGCGGCGTTATTTCCGGTGCCGGAGTGGGGCTTACATTGAGGTATGGGGCATCGACCGGGGGACTGGATATCATTGCCATGGTTCTATCCCGGATGAAGGACAAACCAATTGGTACGTATTTTCTTCTTTTAAATGCCATCATTATTGCATTTGCCGGTATTCTTTATAAACCGGAGAACGCGCTATACACCATGGTAACGCTCTATGTGACAACCAGGGTCATCGATGCTATTCATACGCGTCATGAGAAGGTAACTGCAATGATTATTACCCATAAAGCGGAAGAGCTGCAACAGGCAATTCACAATAAAATGGTACGGGGGATTACCATTTTGCCGGCAAAAGGCGCCTATACAGGCGAGAATAAAAACATGATGTACCTGGTAATAACGAGGTACGAATTATACGATTTGGAGAAAGTAATTTCGGAAGTCGATCCAAACGCGTTTACTAATATCGTTCAAACAACGGGTATTTTCGGGTTATTTAGGCGTGACAATTAA
- a CDS encoding spore germination protein GerPE encodes MEKRTADVKQLEGVAVAFSSILAIGDTEIARPKAKISAVQEQGPIFSKRDQVIFSNYPIYSMPAKWIEEPVPVHQQIYHHKPFICLNRFQFGYVSVSSILQVGSISDITADARIKHFRILEPNAAASSSGNANKNNQD; translated from the coding sequence ATGGAAAAACGAACTGCTGATGTCAAACAATTAGAGGGTGTTGCCGTCGCCTTTAGTTCTATTTTAGCAATAGGTGACACAGAAATAGCCAGGCCAAAAGCAAAAATATCTGCGGTACAAGAGCAGGGTCCTATCTTTTCAAAGCGAGATCAAGTCATATTTTCCAACTATCCAATCTACTCCATGCCTGCCAAATGGATTGAAGAACCGGTTCCAGTTCACCAGCAAATTTATCATCACAAACCTTTCATCTGTCTAAATCGCTTTCAATTTGGTTATGTTTCGGTCTCTTCCATTCTGCAGGTAGGCAGTATTAGCGACATCACTGCGGACGCCCGGATCAAACATTTTCGTATTTTGGAACCAAATGCGGCGGCTTCAAGTTCGGGAAACGCCAACAAAAATAATCAGGATTAA
- the gerPC gene encoding spore germination protein GerPC yields MNPNEWMNYVYDLHQHIRSQDQKIKDLESRLQQMEQTSQKKNPTTIEKIEYNFDQLKIERLDGTLHIGLSPSDLAKMDEFGVNQTNPPDEKVPLNQTLQTDLRNHIYQEGPKIIQHLAEQYQHPVNENFQHVMLQDIEKQLPQRIHVHEQEVRNNHNLATEDQIMNYVKDQIKHEIHQSLITYMQGNGKEGKDQ; encoded by the coding sequence ATGAACCCAAATGAATGGATGAATTATGTTTACGACCTTCATCAGCATATCCGGTCACAGGATCAAAAAATCAAAGATCTGGAATCAAGACTTCAGCAAATGGAACAAACATCACAAAAGAAAAATCCAACCACGATTGAAAAAATAGAATATAACTTCGATCAGTTAAAAATCGAACGACTGGATGGGACCTTGCATATTGGCCTCTCACCGAGTGACCTGGCGAAGATGGACGAATTCGGGGTTAACCAGACAAACCCACCAGACGAAAAAGTACCGTTAAATCAGACATTACAAACTGATTTACGTAATCATATCTATCAGGAAGGTCCAAAAATAATTCAACATTTAGCTGAGCAGTATCAGCATCCGGTTAATGAAAACTTCCAACATGTCATGCTTCAGGATATTGAAAAACAGCTGCCACAACGAATTCATGTTCACGAGCAGGAAGTCAGAAATAACCATAACCTGGCAACAGAAGATCAGATCATGAACTATGTTAAGGATCAAATTAAACACGAAATCCATCAATCACTAATTACCTATATGCAAGGTAATGGGAAAGAAGGTAAAGATCAATGA
- a CDS encoding NifU N-terminal domain-containing protein has translation MGVRAEATPNPNALKFTTDKLIFQGTNSISVMSGDTSEYDILNDLMKLNGVDNVFGYQNFITVNKEFDAEWEQLQPEVEKVFTKYGY, from the coding sequence ATGGGAGTGCGAGCAGAAGCTACACCAAATCCAAACGCATTAAAATTCACAACCGATAAATTAATATTTCAAGGCACCAACAGTATTTCGGTTATGTCCGGGGATACAAGTGAATATGATATTCTTAACGATCTTATGAAATTGAATGGCGTCGATAATGTTTTTGGTTACCAAAATTTTATCACCGTCAATAAAGAATTCGATGCAGAATGGGAACAACTCCAACCAGAAGTCGAGAAGGTTTTTACGAAATACGGATATTAA